One genomic segment of uncultured Desulfobacter sp. includes these proteins:
- a CDS encoding UPF0175 family protein — protein MQTLSIPYSDDLLISTGKSKKALEQEMLFLLAVKLFEMGRLSVGKAAELCDMNKIKFMDELGRMEIPVINLDDDQITDELKNA, from the coding sequence ATGCAAACTCTCTCAATACCATACAGTGATGACCTTTTGATATCCACCGGTAAATCAAAAAAAGCACTGGAACAGGAGATGCTTTTTTTGCTGGCAGTCAAACTGTTTGAGATGGGTCGTCTTTCTGTTGGTAAAGCAGCGGAATTGTGCGACATGAATAAAATAAAATTCATGGATGAATTGGGCCGTATGGAAATACCTGTGATAAATCTTGATGATGATCAAATCACGGATGAATTAAAAAATGCGTGA